From a region of the Pecten maximus chromosome 18, xPecMax1.1, whole genome shotgun sequence genome:
- the LOC117316105 gene encoding BTB and MATH domain-containing protein 38-like, producing MTDVQQNADSPNPPPGSQVLGEPSDQFPHTQNHTTDLLVPTPGDGETEEANSSHVLRDFTQEDELSDVTLLVEGTELHVHRQYLAEWSPVWRRMFLGGFLEQQARQIPLPGKRINEVTELLHCIYPSQKSISDENVRFLLELAEEYQIDKIKHRCENFLITQQSSLEALHLAQKFRLRTLYRHCVNFSKTKSLSVLERNPHYAKLSAETKVDVLKAKTEMLSDYASSLAKQETSLSRKCDLLTMERDNMKSSLQAIHGIWGVPNKRCYKHVTDKDFNFSCLDCNENINREIRALCGRGQHLRRYFPPK from the exons ATGACAGATGTACAGCAGAATGCAGACAGTCCTAATCCCCCTCCAGGCTCACAAGTCCTCGGAGAACCATCCGACCAATTTCCTCATACCCAGAATCATACAACAGACTTACTTGTCCCTACCCCTGGGGATGGTGAGACAGAAGAAGCTAATAGCTCCCATGTGTTACGAGACTTTACCCAGGAGGATGAACTCAGTGATGTGACACTGCTGGTAGAGGGGACAGAACTCCACGTGCATCGCCAGTACCTGGCGGAGTGGTCTCCAGTGTGGAGGAGAATGTTTCTAGGCGGATTTCTGGAGCAGCAGGCTCGTCAGATCCCTCTTCCCGGTAAACGTATCAATGAGGTTACAGAACTACTGCACTGTATCTACCCATCACAGAAATCCATTTCAG ATGAGAATGTCCGGTTCTTGTTGGAGTTAGCAGAGGAGTACCAGATAGATAAGATTAAACATCGCTGTGAGAATTTCCTCATCACCCAACAGAGCAGTCTAGAAGCACTTCACCTTGCCCAAAAGTTCAGACTACGCACACTCTATCGTCATTGTGTCAATTTCTCAAAGACAAAATCTTTAAGTGTACTTGAACGTAACCCTCACTATGCAAAACTCAGTGCAGAAACCAAAGTGGATGTGTTAAAAGCCAAAACAGAGATGCTGAGCGATTATGCCAGCAGTTTGGCAAAACAAGAGACGTCGCTGAGTCGTAAGTGTGACCTGCTAACAATGGAACGGGACAACATGAAAAGCAGTCTACAAGCGATTCATGGTATCTGGGGAGTGCCCAATAAACGATGTTACAAGCATGTGACAGACAAAGATTTCAACTTCTCCTGTTTGGATTGTAATGAGAACATAAATCGAGAGATCCGAGCTTTGTGTGGGAGGGGTCAGCATCTCCGTCGCTACTTCCCACCGAAGTAG